In Oligoflexia bacterium, a single window of DNA contains:
- the uvrB gene encoding excinuclease ABC subunit UvrB, whose translation MSLFQLDTTFQPQGDQPQAIDKLVKSIKSGEEHQILLGVTGSGKTFTMANVIAELERPTLIIAHNKTLAAQLYSEFKGFFPNNAVEYFVSYYDYYQPEAYIPSSDTYIEKDARINEEIDKLRHSATRSILTRRDTIVVASVSCIYNLGTPQEYQAQLIPVHQGQELDRDDFLRNLIDIQYERNDIDFWRGCFRVRGDNVEVFPAHEEKKAIRFSFFGDEVESIVEVDPVTGHVLGELPAVSIYPGSHFATPKETINKAIGTIKVELRERLQQLKELNKLVEAQRLEQRTFYDIEMMEEMGFCQGIENYTRHITGVKSGQRPPTLLDYFPEDMLCVIDESHVSMPQIGAMYKGDRSRKTTLVEHGFRLPSALDNRPMTGEEFEAFKKQVVYVSATPGKYELEKTQGEVVEQIIRPTGLIDPEIEVRPVATQVDDLLEEVRLRAEKNERVLVTTLTKRMAEELTDYYAEIGVRVKYLHSDIKTIERVEILTDLRKGKFDVLVGINLLREGLDLPEVSLVAILDADKEGFLRSETSLIQTFGRAARNVEGKVIMYADKITGSMKKAMDETYRRRNLQLAYNKEHGITPKTILKNINSPLGHLFAADYVELDRLHEKKAEYKSDAELDKSIASLKKQMLQAAENLEFEKAAKLRDEINDLNKTKVL comes from the coding sequence ATGAGTTTATTTCAATTGGATACAACATTTCAACCACAGGGTGATCAGCCACAAGCCATTGATAAATTGGTCAAGAGCATTAAATCTGGAGAAGAACACCAGATTCTTTTGGGGGTGACCGGCTCAGGAAAAACCTTCACCATGGCCAATGTGATTGCAGAGCTTGAACGGCCCACCTTAATCATTGCTCACAATAAAACCTTAGCAGCTCAGCTTTACAGCGAGTTCAAGGGTTTTTTCCCCAACAATGCTGTAGAATATTTTGTCAGTTATTATGATTATTACCAGCCTGAAGCCTACATTCCCTCATCAGACACTTATATTGAAAAAGACGCACGGATCAATGAAGAGATTGATAAACTTAGACATTCGGCCACTCGCTCTATTTTAACCCGCAGAGATACCATCGTTGTAGCCTCAGTTTCATGTATTTATAACTTGGGTACACCACAAGAATATCAAGCGCAACTGATACCAGTTCATCAAGGGCAAGAGTTGGACAGGGATGACTTTTTAAGAAACTTGATTGATATTCAGTATGAACGCAATGACATTGATTTTTGGCGTGGTTGTTTTAGAGTGCGTGGAGATAATGTAGAAGTTTTTCCAGCGCATGAAGAGAAAAAAGCCATTCGCTTTTCTTTTTTTGGCGATGAGGTTGAGAGCATAGTAGAGGTAGATCCAGTCACCGGGCATGTTTTGGGTGAATTGCCTGCGGTGTCCATTTATCCTGGAAGTCACTTTGCAACACCCAAAGAAACCATCAACAAAGCCATAGGCACCATTAAAGTTGAACTTAGAGAGCGTTTACAACAGCTTAAAGAATTAAATAAATTGGTAGAGGCCCAGCGTTTAGAACAACGAACATTTTATGACATTGAAATGATGGAAGAAATGGGCTTTTGTCAGGGAATAGAAAACTACACCCGCCATATTACGGGTGTTAAGTCAGGTCAACGGCCGCCAACCTTGTTGGATTATTTTCCAGAAGATATGTTGTGTGTCATTGATGAAAGCCATGTCAGTATGCCACAAATAGGCGCCATGTATAAAGGCGATAGAAGCCGTAAGACAACCTTGGTTGAACATGGTTTCAGGTTGCCATCGGCTTTAGACAACAGACCCATGACCGGGGAAGAGTTTGAAGCCTTTAAAAAGCAGGTTGTTTATGTTTCGGCAACACCTGGTAAATATGAATTGGAAAAAACCCAAGGTGAAGTGGTGGAGCAAATTATAAGACCTACAGGTTTGATTGATCCAGAAATTGAAGTTAGGCCGGTAGCAACGCAAGTGGATGATTTGTTAGAAGAAGTTCGCTTGCGTGCAGAAAAAAATGAACGAGTTTTGGTTACCACTCTGACCAAGCGTATGGCAGAAGAGTTAACCGATTATTATGCTGAGATTGGTGTGCGGGTAAAGTACTTGCACTCAGATATTAAAACCATTGAACGGGTAGAAATTTTAACTGATTTACGCAAAGGAAAATTTGATGTACTGGTGGGGATTAATCTCTTGCGTGAAGGTTTGGATTTACCAGAAGTATCGTTGGTGGCCATTTTGGATGCGGATAAAGAAGGTTTTTTGCGTTCAGAAACCAGTTTGATTCAGACTTTTGGTAGGGCGGCCAGAAATGTAGAAGGTAAAGTTATTATGTACGCAGACAAAATAACAGGCTCAATGAAAAAGGCCATGGATGAAACTTATAGACGGCGTAATCTCCAATTGGCATACAATAAAGAACATGGCATCACTCCCAAAACCATTCTTAAAAATATTAACTCTCCTTTGGGGCATTTGTTTGCAGCGGATTATGTAGAGTTGGATAGATTGCATGAGAAAAAAGCGGAATATAAAAGTGATGCAGAACTTGATAAAAGCATTGCATCTTTGAAAAAGCAAATGTTGCAAGCAGCAGAAAATTTAGAGTTTGAAAAAGCCGCTAAACTACGCGATGAAATCAATGATTTAAACAAAACTAAAGTGTTATAA
- the orn gene encoding oligoribonuclease: protein MANQKKCGQYLWLDMEMTGLEPQIHKILEVAIIITDEHFNVLHSFETPVFQPPEVLERMDEWCIKTHGESGLTAKIPSAPPITEIEVNICAQLKQHFHSKDKIILAGNSIGQDRKFIDAYMPLLSNMLHYRMVDVSSFKEVFQRQYNLQFEKQNKHRALEDIKESIAELQYYLSFVKQEKS, encoded by the coding sequence ATGGCAAATCAAAAAAAATGTGGTCAGTATTTATGGCTGGATATGGAAATGACCGGCCTTGAACCACAAATTCATAAAATTCTTGAAGTTGCCATTATTATTACGGATGAACATTTTAATGTTTTGCATAGCTTTGAAACACCTGTTTTTCAACCGCCAGAAGTTTTAGAGCGCATGGATGAATGGTGTATTAAAACCCATGGTGAAAGCGGTTTAACGGCAAAAATTCCTTCTGCGCCCCCTATAACTGAGATTGAAGTGAACATTTGTGCGCAACTTAAACAACACTTTCACAGCAAAGATAAAATTATTTTAGCCGGCAATTCTATTGGTCAAGACCGAAAGTTTATTGACGCCTACATGCCGCTTTTGTCCAACATGCTGCATTACAGAATGGTGGATGTTTCTTCATTTAAAGAAGTATTTCAACGCCAATACAATCTTCAGTTTGAAAAACAAAATAAACACCGAGCTTTAGAAGACATCAAAGAGTCCATTGCAGAACTACAATATTATCTAAGCTTTGTTAAACAGGAAAAATCTTAA
- a CDS encoding undecaprenyl-diphosphate phosphatase has protein sequence MTLLGALLMGLLQGLTEFIPVSSSGHLAILDFIFDQEAPLFLDVFVHLATLLATLIVFREQCFKLLRAGKYLPAYLVSSLKQKRLATTDNPNLYFLVLVLISFFVTGCLALLIKDHIEFIGQKPIVLACLFILNGFILLSSRYARSGHKNIKQLNIRHAIWVGLAQAFAVLPGISRSGSCIASLMHLKAERKLVGDYAFILSIPTIFAAFILTLQSDLSSIQWTEASVAFITAFISGFFALKFLLRWIQQGKLWIFSFYSFLLGIVLLVLQAA, from the coding sequence ATGACCTTACTTGGCGCACTTTTAATGGGCCTTCTGCAAGGCTTAACTGAATTCATTCCAGTATCCAGTTCTGGCCACTTGGCTATTTTAGATTTTATTTTTGATCAAGAAGCGCCTTTATTTTTAGATGTTTTTGTTCATCTTGCCACCTTATTGGCCACTCTGATTGTGTTCCGTGAGCAATGCTTTAAGCTTTTACGAGCTGGTAAGTATCTACCGGCATATCTTGTTTCTAGCCTCAAACAAAAACGTTTGGCCACAACAGATAATCCTAATCTTTATTTTTTAGTGCTGGTTTTGATCAGCTTTTTTGTTACTGGCTGCCTGGCTCTTCTCATTAAAGATCACATTGAATTCATTGGTCAAAAACCAATTGTATTAGCCTGCTTATTTATCCTCAATGGCTTTATTTTATTGAGCAGTCGTTACGCCCGTTCTGGTCATAAAAACATTAAACAACTCAATATCCGCCACGCTATTTGGGTAGGTTTGGCACAAGCCTTTGCCGTGCTTCCTGGCATATCTCGTTCTGGTAGTTGTATTGCAAGTTTAATGCATCTCAAAGCCGAGCGTAAATTGGTGGGGGATTACGCCTTTATTCTTTCCATTCCCACAATTTTTGCGGCCTTTATTTTAACTTTGCAAAGTGACTTGTCTTCTATCCAATGGACGGAAGCAAGTGTGGCGTTTATCACTGCATTTATTTCTGGTTTTTTTGCTTTAAAATTCTTACTGCGCTGGATCCAACAAGGAAAGCTGTGGATTTTCTCTTTTTACAGTTTCTTGCTGGGTATTGTGTTGCTGGTTTTGCAAGCCGCTTAG
- the rplC gene encoding 50S ribosomal protein L3 has translation MSKTVKKIKPLGLLGRRIGMTQVNDEKAEKRVPVSIIETGPCVVLQKKTMDKDGYNAVKLGFVDKKEKHSNKADLANFKKVNTAPKQFIREFRVDVDELAKYEEGQTVNIKDLFEEGQKIDVSGLTKGRGFTGVFKRWNMAGQTRTHGSHEVFRHGGSIGNCTSPGLVQKNKKMPGHYGVERVTVQNLKIVRILEDKNCLLVSGSVPGSNNNLLEIRDSVRFPKHKKK, from the coding sequence ATGAGTAAAACAGTGAAAAAAATTAAGCCTTTAGGCTTGTTGGGTCGTCGTATTGGTATGACACAAGTGAATGATGAGAAAGCAGAAAAACGAGTTCCTGTAAGTATTATTGAAACCGGGCCATGTGTGGTTTTACAAAAGAAAACCATGGATAAAGATGGTTACAATGCGGTCAAATTAGGTTTTGTTGATAAAAAAGAAAAACATAGCAATAAAGCAGATTTAGCAAACTTTAAGAAAGTAAACACTGCACCCAAGCAATTTATTCGTGAATTTCGTGTGGATGTGGATGAGTTGGCCAAATACGAAGAAGGCCAAACAGTAAACATCAAAGATCTTTTTGAAGAAGGCCAAAAAATTGATGTATCTGGTTTAACCAAAGGCCGTGGTTTTACCGGTGTATTTAAGCGCTGGAATATGGCTGGACAAACACGGACTCACGGTAGTCATGAGGTGTTTAGGCACGGAGGTTCTATTGGTAACTGTACCTCTCCAGGCTTAGTGCAAAAAAACAAAAAAATGCCTGGTCACTATGGTGTTGAGCGCGTAACTGTGCAAAACCTAAAAATTGTCCGTATTTTAGAGGATAAAAACTGTTTGTTGGTTTCCGGCTCAGTCCCCGGCTCTAACAATAACTTATTAGAGATCAGAGACTCAGTTCGTTTCCCAAAACATAAGAAGAAATAA
- a CDS encoding DUF1820 family protein, with amino-acid sequence MPKDKTYYSISYKDPKDGTVLTLKARNIIDSSLGLGFVAISNFVFEDNKLVVTPDEEALMKRLENVKTLHLSIYSILSVCEMGEANKGLKFKHDKANVLIMPANKKS; translated from the coding sequence ATGCCCAAAGATAAAACCTATTATTCTATCAGCTATAAAGATCCCAAAGATGGTACAGTATTAACGCTAAAAGCCAGAAATATTATAGATTCTAGTTTGGGCTTGGGCTTTGTAGCCATTTCTAATTTTGTATTTGAAGACAATAAACTAGTGGTCACCCCAGATGAAGAAGCGCTGATGAAGCGTTTAGAAAATGTTAAAACTCTACATTTATCCATCTACTCTATTTTATCGGTGTGTGAAATGGGCGAAGCCAACAAAGGCTTAAAATTTAAACATGATAAGGCCAATGTTTTGATTATGCCTGCCAATAAAAAATCTTAG
- a CDS encoding DUF1499 domain-containing protein yields the protein MKMKLDPCPTSPNCVCSFDTPKSDSHYIKPIRLRRKTQGLANLYEYLDARKDCTVLAKKANYIKAVFVTSILRFKDDVEFLLADNGRTLHVRSASRVGYSDLGKNRRRIESMRSTIEKL from the coding sequence ATGAAAATGAAGCTTGATCCATGTCCTACCTCTCCAAATTGTGTGTGTAGTTTTGATACTCCAAAATCAGATTCTCACTATATTAAACCCATTCGTTTGCGCAGAAAAACCCAAGGTTTAGCCAACTTGTATGAGTATTTGGATGCCAGAAAAGACTGTACAGTTTTAGCTAAAAAGGCCAATTACATTAAAGCCGTGTTTGTGACCTCAATTTTAAGGTTTAAAGATGACGTAGAGTTTTTATTGGCAGACAATGGACGGACTTTACATGTGCGTTCTGCATCCAGAGTGGGTTATTCTGATTTAGGAAAAAACCGGCGCCGGATAGAAAGCATGCGCAGCACAATAGAAAAGCTTTAG
- a CDS encoding tRNA (cytidine(34)-2'-O)-methyltransferase, translated as MLEVALVHPQIPWNTGNVGRTCVATQTKLHLVKPLGFDLDDKKMKRAGLDYWPNLDLQLHASLEDFKNYLEQNNKRPVLFSRFAQKSYLQFSYQDNDVLIFGSETQGLPQDFKKTYENLLLNIPTPGQVRSLNLSTSMAIALFEARRQLF; from the coding sequence ATGTTAGAAGTAGCCTTGGTGCACCCACAAATTCCATGGAATACCGGTAATGTTGGTCGAACCTGTGTGGCCACCCAGACCAAGTTGCATTTGGTGAAACCTTTGGGTTTTGATTTGGATGATAAAAAAATGAAACGGGCAGGTTTGGATTATTGGCCCAATTTAGATTTGCAACTGCATGCCAGTTTAGAAGATTTTAAAAACTATCTGGAGCAAAACAATAAACGGCCAGTGCTGTTTTCCCGTTTTGCACAAAAATCGTACTTGCAGTTTAGCTACCAAGACAACGATGTTTTGATTTTTGGCTCAGAGACACAAGGCTTACCGCAAGACTTTAAAAAAACTTACGAAAATCTATTGCTCAATATTCCCACCCCCGGCCAAGTAAGAAGTCTTAACTTGTCAACATCGATGGCCATAGCCTTATTTGAAGCCAGGCGGCAGTTATTTTAA
- a CDS encoding glycerophosphodiester phosphodiesterase family protein, with amino-acid sequence MKKSIQTGIRLCVFTSILAVSNALYAKSFCIAHRALHSEGVPENSLEAINEAIGENVQGIEIDIRFTKDKMPIVFHDSRLGKKVQGRGCLADKEQKIADQNWYGAINLCKLSNGEYIPTLPEVVQLLMATNYTGKVFLEFKDLPKNVSSNLTAVKNMMQAMPVPDQLIISSFDEKILQQFTGLGVTLHHIAVQNKAKGTLAPYGYKDNFDGIDFFFPGSDLENSRQQLGHFYDSVEGMTNELGRLGDEQLEDGPKLLKDVWSLGKQAVSWGDEQIKNNLFEAAISNENVRQRLAKGEQVGLWTINDVEQLASFQDMAQDYPNASLYLITDKPQSCD; translated from the coding sequence ATGAAAAAATCTATTCAAACAGGCATTAGGCTATGTGTTTTTACTAGTATTCTTGCAGTAAGTAATGCTTTGTATGCCAAGTCTTTTTGTATTGCGCATCGTGCGCTTCATTCTGAAGGTGTTCCAGAAAATTCATTAGAAGCTATCAATGAAGCCATTGGTGAAAATGTGCAGGGTATAGAAATAGATATTCGTTTTACCAAAGATAAAATGCCCATTGTTTTTCACGACAGTCGTTTAGGGAAAAAGGTGCAGGGGAGAGGCTGTCTAGCTGATAAGGAACAAAAAATTGCAGATCAAAACTGGTATGGAGCAATTAACCTTTGTAAGTTATCTAACGGTGAATATATTCCTACCTTGCCTGAAGTGGTACAATTGTTGATGGCTACAAACTATACAGGAAAAGTTTTTTTAGAATTTAAAGATTTACCCAAAAATGTTTCATCAAACTTAACGGCTGTTAAGAACATGATGCAAGCTATGCCAGTGCCTGATCAGTTGATTATCAGCTCCTTTGATGAGAAAATTTTACAGCAATTTACAGGTCTTGGTGTGACCTTGCACCATATTGCCGTACAAAATAAAGCAAAAGGAACCTTAGCTCCCTATGGTTACAAGGATAATTTTGACGGGATTGATTTCTTTTTTCCAGGGTCAGACCTTGAAAACTCAAGACAGCAACTTGGACATTTTTATGACAGCGTAGAAGGCATGACCAATGAATTGGGCCGATTAGGAGACGAGCAACTTGAAGACGGTCCTAAACTACTCAAAGATGTTTGGTCCTTAGGCAAACAAGCAGTTAGTTGGGGTGATGAACAAATCAAAAACAATCTTTTTGAAGCAGCCATCAGCAATGAAAATGTAAGACAACGCTTGGCTAAAGGCGAACAGGTTGGTTTGTGGACCATCAATGATGTGGAGCAATTGGCAAGTTTTCAAGATATGGCCCAGGATTATCCCAATGCTAGCTTGTATTTGATTACCGATAAGCCGCAAAGCTGTGATTAA